Proteins encoded by one window of Halobaculum halobium:
- the lysW gene encoding lysine biosynthesis protein LysW produces the protein MTESECVECGGTVTLHDDLEIGEIVDCETCGAELEVVDVSPPVLDRAPELEEDWGE, from the coding sequence ATGACCGAGTCCGAATGCGTCGAGTGCGGGGGAACGGTGACCCTGCACGACGACCTGGAGATCGGAGAGATCGTCGACTGTGAAACGTGCGGCGCCGAGCTGGAGGTCGTTGACGTCTCCCCGCCGGTCCTCGATCGAGCCCCGGAGCTCGAAGAGGACTGGGGGGAGTAA
- the lysX gene encoding lysine biosynthesis protein LysX, with translation MKIGLLYSRIRKDEKLLLSELRERDHEVAKIDVRKQRFGLTETTAEIADCDVVIDRCLATSRSLYATRFLSAYGVPVINSPETAAVCADKVKNSLALEAAGVPTPATEVAFTTEAAMEAIEDFGYPCVIKPVVGSWGRLMAKIDSENAAEAILEHKATLGHYEHKVFYVQEYVDKPGRDIRVLACDGEPVAAMTRSSEHWLTNAAKGGQTADFELDDEAKDLVATASDAVGGGLLGVDLMETKDGEYTVHEVNHTVEFKALNEASEVDVPAAVVDWLELKAEVAADEAVMTA, from the coding sequence ATGAAGATCGGCCTGCTCTACTCCCGGATCCGAAAAGACGAGAAGCTCCTCCTCTCAGAGCTTCGCGAGCGCGACCACGAGGTCGCGAAGATCGACGTGCGCAAGCAGCGGTTCGGCCTGACCGAGACGACCGCCGAGATCGCCGACTGCGATGTGGTGATCGACCGCTGTCTCGCCACGTCGCGGTCGTTGTACGCGACGCGGTTCCTGTCGGCGTACGGCGTGCCGGTGATCAACAGTCCCGAGACCGCCGCGGTCTGCGCGGACAAGGTGAAAAACAGCCTCGCGCTGGAGGCGGCGGGCGTGCCGACGCCGGCGACCGAGGTCGCGTTCACGACGGAGGCCGCGATGGAGGCCATCGAGGACTTCGGCTACCCGTGCGTGATCAAGCCGGTCGTCGGCTCGTGGGGCAGGCTGATGGCGAAGATCGACTCCGAGAACGCCGCCGAGGCGATTCTGGAGCACAAGGCGACGCTCGGCCACTACGAGCACAAGGTGTTCTACGTGCAGGAGTACGTCGACAAGCCCGGCCGCGACATCCGCGTGCTGGCCTGCGACGGCGAGCCCGTCGCCGCGATGACGCGCTCCTCCGAGCACTGGCTCACGAACGCCGCGAAGGGCGGCCAGACGGCCGACTTCGAGCTCGACGACGAGGCGAAGGACCTCGTGGCGACCGCGAGCGACGCGGTCGGTGGCGGCCTGCTCGGCGTCGATCTGATGGAGACGAAGGACGGCGAGTACACCGTCCACGAGGTGAACCACACGGTCGAGTTCAAGGCGCTGAACGAGGCGAGCGAGGTCGACGTGCCCGCGGCGGTCGTCGACTGGCTCGAACTGAAAGCGGAGGTCGCGGCTGACGAGGCCGTGATGACGGCATGA
- the argC gene encoding N-acetyl-gamma-glutamyl-phosphate reductase: MNGGDERGEQLTVAVVGASGFAGGELCRLLTGHPNFELVQATSREYENKTLGYVHPNLRGVDVRFSSPEELESVDVLFASTPHGVSMEHIDAFRDAAGTVVDLSADFRLNEEADYDEWYDGHVAPEHLADAAYALPELGREKLEGADLIASGGCNATATMLALKPLVDGGVITPDDQVVADLKVGSSEGGAGGGAASSHPERSGVVRPYAPTGHRHEAEIRQELGLSLSFTVHAVDMTRGAAATCHAFPSERVTTGDLWDAYREAYDDEPFVRLVAGGGGVYRYPEPKAVAGTNYAEVGFELDPENGRVVAFSAIDNVMKGAAGQAVHAANVALGLEETAGLEFQGLHPVGSP; encoded by the coding sequence ATGAACGGCGGCGACGAGCGCGGTGAGCAGCTCACCGTCGCCGTGGTCGGCGCCTCCGGCTTCGCGGGCGGCGAACTGTGCCGCCTGTTGACCGGCCACCCGAACTTCGAACTCGTCCAGGCGACGAGCCGCGAGTACGAGAACAAGACGCTCGGGTACGTTCACCCGAACCTCCGCGGGGTCGACGTGCGCTTCTCCTCGCCGGAGGAGTTGGAGTCGGTGGACGTGCTGTTCGCCTCCACGCCCCACGGCGTCTCGATGGAGCACATCGACGCCTTCCGCGACGCCGCGGGCACCGTGGTCGACCTCTCGGCGGACTTCCGGCTGAACGAGGAAGCCGACTACGACGAGTGGTACGACGGACACGTCGCGCCCGAACACCTCGCGGACGCGGCGTACGCGCTCCCCGAGTTGGGTCGCGAGAAGCTCGAAGGCGCGGATCTCATCGCCTCCGGCGGCTGCAACGCGACGGCGACGATGCTGGCGCTGAAACCCTTGGTCGACGGCGGGGTTATCACGCCCGACGACCAGGTCGTCGCCGATCTAAAGGTCGGCTCCTCGGAGGGCGGTGCCGGCGGCGGCGCCGCCTCCAGCCACCCGGAGCGCTCGGGCGTCGTGCGCCCGTACGCGCCGACGGGCCACCGCCACGAGGCGGAGATCCGGCAGGAGCTGGGACTGTCGCTGTCGTTCACCGTCCACGCGGTCGACATGACCCGCGGCGCCGCGGCGACGTGCCACGCGTTCCCGAGCGAGCGCGTCACCACGGGCGACCTGTGGGACGCCTACCGGGAGGCGTACGACGACGAGCCGTTCGTCCGCCTCGTCGCGGGCGGCGGCGGCGTGTACCGCTACCCCGAGCCGAAGGCCGTGGCCGGGACGAACTACGCCGAGGTCGGCTTCGAGCTCGACCCCGAGAACGGCCGCGTGGTCGCCTTCTCGGCCATCGACAACGTGATGAAGGGCGCGGCGGGGCAGGCGGTCCACGCCGCCAACGTCGCGCTCGGGCTCGAGGAGACGGCCGGTCTGGAGTTCCAGGGGCTCCACCCCGTGGGATCGCCGTGA
- a CDS encoding acetylglutamate/acetylaminoadipate kinase, with the protein MTGFGSTPLTDGSGEVPPVVVKLGGARAVDPAGAVGDVAHLVANGRDVVVVHGGSTAVDDLLERLGIDSEYVETPSGVTGRFTDEETMEAFTMAMAGQVNTDLVTAMKNAGVDAVGLSGVDGGLLTGPRKSAVRVVEDGKKKIKRGDHSGTPKEVNADLLSTLLAGGYTPVVSPPMFGMESESEGTPVNTDADRAAAAVAGALGAELVVLTDVSGVYADPDDPDTLIESVATGEEYDALTDAAEGFMTRKVMAATEALESGATAVTVADANVRDPIVAALDGAGTRIERPAVVDDPADAAPDADAVDAEVDG; encoded by the coding sequence GTGACCGGCTTCGGATCGACGCCGCTGACCGACGGCTCCGGCGAGGTTCCCCCGGTGGTCGTGAAGCTGGGCGGCGCGCGCGCGGTCGACCCCGCGGGCGCCGTCGGCGACGTGGCCCACCTCGTCGCCAACGGACGCGACGTGGTCGTCGTCCACGGCGGCTCGACCGCCGTCGACGACCTGCTCGAGCGCCTCGGGATCGACTCGGAGTACGTCGAGACGCCCTCGGGCGTCACCGGCCGCTTCACCGACGAGGAGACGATGGAGGCGTTCACCATGGCGATGGCCGGACAGGTGAACACCGACCTCGTCACCGCGATGAAGAACGCGGGGGTCGATGCGGTCGGCCTCTCGGGCGTCGACGGCGGCCTGTTGACCGGACCGCGTAAGTCCGCGGTTCGCGTCGTCGAGGACGGCAAGAAGAAGATCAAACGCGGCGACCACTCGGGTACGCCGAAGGAGGTGAACGCCGACCTCCTGTCCACCCTGCTTGCGGGCGGCTACACGCCCGTCGTCTCCCCGCCGATGTTCGGCATGGAGTCCGAGAGCGAGGGGACGCCGGTCAACACCGACGCCGACCGCGCGGCCGCGGCGGTCGCGGGCGCGCTCGGCGCCGAACTGGTCGTCCTGACGGACGTGTCGGGGGTGTACGCCGACCCGGACGACCCCGATACCCTGATCGAGTCGGTGGCGACCGGCGAGGAGTACGACGCGCTGACCGACGCCGCCGAGGGGTTCATGACCCGGAAGGTGATGGCGGCGACCGAGGCGCTCGAATCGGGCGCGACGGCGGTCACCGTCGCCGACGCGAACGTTCGCGACCCCATCGTCGCCGCGCTCGACGGCGCGGGGACGCGCATCGAGCGCCCGGCAGTTGTCGACGATCCGGCGGACGCCGCTCCCGACGCCGACGCGGTCGACGCGGAGGTGGACGGATGA
- a CDS encoding aspartate aminotransferase family protein produces MSTFEDLSDAGEGFVFSEKPIQIESGEGVHLTASDGTEYLDFGASYACAPLGHCPPVVVDAVQEQAAELLYVQASYPNSARTELYERLGAVAPGDISKVWLCNSGTEANEAAMKFARSATGREKIVATKRGFHGRTLGALAMTWKKKYRAPFEPVAGGVEFVDYGDEEALAEAVDDETAAVFLEPVQGEGGINPAGAEYLQSARDLTEDAGAALVFDEIQTGMGRTGDLWACEGVGVEPDILTTAKGIASGLPLGATLCADWIADGAASHGSTFSGNPVVAAAANATLDELVANDVPGHAAMVGEYLTTQLAEAVEEHDLPVREVRGDGLMIGIEVKRGANRYLRDLALNHQILALPAGRSVLRLLPPLVINEGHAREVVDALTEVL; encoded by the coding sequence ATGAGCACCTTCGAGGACCTGAGCGACGCGGGCGAGGGGTTCGTCTTCTCCGAGAAACCGATCCAGATCGAGTCCGGCGAGGGCGTCCACCTCACCGCCAGCGACGGCACCGAGTACCTCGACTTCGGCGCGAGCTACGCCTGCGCCCCGCTGGGCCACTGTCCGCCCGTCGTCGTCGACGCGGTCCAAGAGCAGGCCGCCGAGCTGCTGTACGTGCAGGCGTCGTACCCCAACAGCGCCCGGACCGAACTGTACGAACGCCTCGGCGCGGTCGCCCCGGGTGACATCTCGAAGGTGTGGCTGTGCAACTCCGGGACGGAGGCGAACGAGGCGGCGATGAAGTTCGCGCGCTCGGCGACCGGGCGAGAGAAGATCGTCGCCACGAAGCGCGGCTTCCACGGCCGGACGCTGGGCGCGCTGGCGATGACGTGGAAGAAGAAGTACCGCGCGCCGTTCGAGCCCGTCGCCGGCGGCGTCGAGTTCGTCGACTACGGCGACGAGGAGGCGCTCGCGGAGGCGGTCGACGACGAGACCGCGGCCGTCTTCCTCGAACCGGTGCAGGGCGAGGGCGGGATCAACCCCGCGGGCGCCGAGTACCTGCAGTCGGCCCGCGACCTGACCGAGGACGCGGGCGCGGCGCTGGTGTTCGACGAGATCCAGACCGGGATGGGTCGCACAGGCGACCTGTGGGCCTGCGAGGGCGTCGGCGTCGAACCGGACATCCTCACCACGGCGAAGGGCATCGCCTCCGGCCTCCCGCTGGGCGCGACGCTGTGTGCCGACTGGATCGCCGACGGCGCCGCCAGCCACGGCTCGACGTTCTCGGGCAATCCGGTCGTCGCCGCCGCGGCCAACGCGACCTTGGACGAACTGGTCGCCAACGACGTGCCCGGCCACGCGGCGATGGTGGGCGAGTACCTCACCACGCAACTGGCGGAGGCCGTCGAGGAACACGACCTCCCCGTGCGCGAGGTGCGCGGCGACGGACTGATGATCGGCATCGAGGTAAAGCGCGGGGCGAACCGCTACCTGCGCGATCTCGCGTTGAACCACCAGATACTGGCGCTGCCGGCGGGGCGTTCCGTCCTCCGCCTCCTCCCGCCGCTGGTGATCAACGAGGGTCACGCCCGCGAGGTCGTCGACGCGCTGACAGAGGTGCTGTGA
- a CDS encoding [LysW]-lysine hydrolase, whose amino-acid sequence MAVQNPVDPTEALDTEGRQLLYDLVSTPSVSGEEADAAAVLVEFFEEHGREAYTDEVGNVRAPGDDALLLTSHVDTVPGDIPVEIAADDDELDADGPVLWGRGSVDATGPLATMAIAAVETGVSFVGVTGEETDSRGARHLVETRDAPEAVINGEPSGWDAVTLGYRGLISGTYVATSESGHTSRPDPNAVQHAMHWWQRVEDAFDYYDYGAVFEQVTTKPVAVEGGLSDDGLSMEATMDVQFRVPPSLTPEDVRERADAELDVGTVHWNEPIPPVMGSPRGAVATALRGGIRRAGGDPRLLRKTGTADVNIFAGAWDAPMATYGPGDSALDHAPDERLPLDDFDRAVEVLTDASRRLADD is encoded by the coding sequence ATGGCCGTTCAGAACCCAGTGGACCCGACGGAGGCGCTCGACACCGAGGGTCGCCAGCTGCTGTACGACCTGGTGTCGACCCCTTCGGTCTCGGGCGAGGAGGCCGACGCCGCGGCCGTCCTCGTCGAGTTCTTCGAGGAACACGGCCGCGAGGCGTACACCGACGAGGTCGGGAACGTCCGCGCGCCGGGCGACGACGCGCTGTTGCTCACGTCGCACGTCGACACCGTCCCGGGCGACATCCCCGTCGAGATCGCCGCCGACGACGACGAGTTGGACGCCGACGGCCCCGTGCTGTGGGGCCGCGGCAGCGTCGACGCCACGGGGCCGCTGGCGACGATGGCGATCGCGGCCGTCGAGACCGGCGTCTCCTTCGTCGGCGTGACCGGCGAGGAGACGGATTCGCGCGGCGCGCGCCACCTCGTCGAGACGCGCGACGCGCCCGAGGCCGTGATCAACGGCGAGCCGTCGGGGTGGGATGCCGTCACCCTCGGCTACCGCGGGCTCATCTCCGGGACGTACGTCGCGACCAGCGAGTCGGGCCACACCTCCCGGCCAGACCCCAACGCGGTCCAGCACGCGATGCACTGGTGGCAGCGCGTCGAGGACGCGTTCGACTACTACGACTACGGCGCCGTCTTCGAGCAGGTGACGACCAAGCCCGTCGCTGTCGAGGGAGGCCTCTCCGACGACGGCCTCTCGATGGAGGCGACGATGGACGTGCAGTTCCGCGTGCCGCCGTCGCTGACGCCCGAAGACGTGCGCGAGCGCGCCGACGCAGAACTCGACGTCGGGACCGTCCACTGGAACGAGCCGATCCCGCCCGTGATGGGCAGTCCCAGGGGGGCCGTCGCGACCGCCCTCCGCGGCGGCATCCGCCGCGCGGGCGGCGACCCTCGGCTGCTGCGCAAGACCGGCACCGCAGACGTGAACATCTTCGCCGGCGCGTGGGACGCGCCGATGGCGACGTACGGCCCCGGCGACTCCGCGCTGGACCACGCGCCCGACGAGCGTCTGCCGCTGGACGACTTCGACCGCGCCGTCGAGGTACTGACCGACGCCTCGCGACGATTGGCTGACGACTGA
- the argF gene encoding ornithine carbamoyltransferase encodes MSTHTTSTTTDDDTEEFPSDFLDIDDLTTDQLARVLARASDLKAGKDLTQLPRTTLAMLFEKPSTRTRASFETGMTQLGGHAMFLGPDAIQLGHGEPLKDTARALGGYADAIMVRTFAHENAEILAEYAGVPVINGLTDDAHPCQTLADLLTIREEVGDLSEVQAAWVGDGNNVGRSFAVGAALAGLDLTVATPDGYGLGDDVYERCAELGTEPTAVDTPEAAVADADVVYTDVWVSMGEEDRREVKLPDFEGYQVNEGLLADTDAAFMHCLPAHRGEEVTDAVLESERSLVWEQAENRMHAQKGLLVELLE; translated from the coding sequence ATGAGCACTCACACGACATCGACGACGACCGACGACGACACCGAGGAGTTCCCGAGCGACTTCCTCGACATCGACGACCTGACCACCGACCAGCTCGCGCGGGTGCTCGCTCGCGCCTCCGACCTGAAGGCCGGCAAAGACCTGACGCAACTGCCGCGGACGACGCTCGCGATGCTGTTCGAGAAGCCGTCGACCAGAACGCGCGCGAGTTTCGAGACGGGGATGACCCAACTCGGCGGCCACGCGATGTTTCTCGGCCCCGACGCGATCCAGCTCGGGCACGGCGAGCCGCTGAAGGACACCGCACGCGCGCTCGGCGGCTACGCCGATGCGATCATGGTTCGGACGTTCGCCCACGAGAACGCCGAGATCCTCGCGGAGTACGCCGGCGTTCCGGTTATCAACGGACTCACCGACGACGCCCACCCCTGCCAGACGCTGGCCGATCTGCTCACGATTCGCGAGGAGGTCGGCGACCTCTCGGAGGTACAGGCGGCGTGGGTCGGCGACGGCAACAACGTCGGGCGGTCGTTCGCCGTCGGCGCCGCGCTCGCCGGGCTGGATCTCACGGTCGCGACGCCCGACGGCTACGGGCTCGGTGACGACGTGTACGAGCGCTGTGCGGAGTTGGGTACCGAACCCACAGCGGTCGACACCCCCGAAGCGGCCGTCGCCGACGCGGACGTCGTCTACACCGACGTGTGGGTGAGTATGGGCGAGGAGGATCGGCGCGAGGTGAAACTCCCCGACTTCGAGGGCTACCAAGTGAACGAGGGGTTGCTCGCCGACACCGACGCCGCGTTCATGCACTGCCTGCCCGCCCATCGCGGGGAGGAAGTAACCGACGCCGTGCTGGAGTCGGAGCGCTCGCTCGTCTGGGAGCAGGCGGAGAACCGGATGCACGCCCAGAAGGGGCTGTTGGTGGAGCTGTTGGAGTAG
- a CDS encoding ATP-dependent DNA helicase, which translates to MSTTDGHLRFFPYDEPYPNQEEAMDRVANSLERGQDVLFEGAPGTGKTLSALVPALEHAREHDRTVVITTNVHQQMRQFVEDARAINETEPIRATVFKGKSSMCHIDVEYQECQTLRDTTRSLVEDQSDKEQLEQRLDDLTDEMRDDGAGGSTGSDVGSAAEARQAVQEELERLDEEIDDEAANTCDHYLQNLTVDTGEFFSWLFADVRTPDEVYEYAGDRGFCGYELLKEGMEDVELVVCNYHHLLDPQIREQFFRWLDRDPQDVITVFDEAHNVEDAARDHASKTLTENTLESALNELEETDDSRAEPAENVLRAFAEALRATYDEQLGFGAREQVDENWEDLSIANDDRRDDLTLAFLDRYEGRGIRAECDLALQLGKRLDEEYEEAYRDGETTTRRECQTLQAAGFVSAWMDGGGELGQHPVVSVRRDAGTDEVYGRAELYTCIPREVTADLFEEVYASVLMSATLRPFDVTEDVLGLSDPATLAYGMAYPEENRRTFSVATPALFAAERDDPATQETIAATLSEVVRFTPGNSLLFFPSYAEAERYHELLSGDPNLAELLLDASEPDTEQLRRRLVASENAALFTSLWGTLAEGVSFDGDDARTVAVVGVPYPHLSERMEAVQDAYDRAFAERSRDAGWEYAVEIPTIRKTRQALGRVIRAPDDFGVRALLDKRYTSADMGKYSVREAFPSEEREELIDILPEKLKFAMLNFYTDHGAYDGPPPEP; encoded by the coding sequence GTGTCGACGACGGACGGCCACCTGCGCTTTTTCCCATACGACGAGCCGTACCCGAACCAGGAGGAGGCGATGGACCGGGTGGCCAACTCGCTCGAGCGCGGACAGGACGTCCTGTTCGAGGGCGCGCCCGGGACCGGCAAGACGCTCTCGGCGCTCGTGCCGGCGCTGGAGCACGCCCGCGAGCACGACCGCACCGTGGTCATCACGACGAACGTCCACCAGCAGATGCGACAGTTCGTCGAGGACGCCCGCGCGATCAACGAGACGGAGCCGATCCGCGCGACGGTGTTCAAAGGGAAGTCGTCAATGTGTCACATCGACGTCGAGTACCAAGAGTGTCAGACGCTCCGTGACACGACCCGCTCGCTCGTGGAGGACCAGTCCGACAAGGAGCAGTTAGAGCAGCGGCTGGACGACCTCACCGACGAGATGCGCGACGACGGGGCCGGGGGAAGTACCGGCAGCGACGTGGGAAGCGCCGCCGAGGCCAGACAGGCCGTGCAAGAGGAGTTGGAGCGGCTCGACGAGGAGATCGACGACGAGGCGGCGAACACCTGCGACCACTACCTGCAGAACCTCACCGTCGACACCGGCGAGTTCTTCTCGTGGCTGTTCGCCGACGTGCGCACCCCCGACGAGGTGTACGAGTACGCGGGGGACCGGGGCTTTTGCGGCTACGAACTGCTGAAGGAGGGAATGGAGGACGTGGAGTTGGTGGTGTGCAACTACCACCACCTGCTCGACCCGCAGATCAGAGAGCAGTTCTTCCGGTGGCTCGACCGCGACCCGCAGGACGTAATCACGGTGTTCGACGAGGCGCACAACGTCGAGGACGCCGCCCGCGACCACGCTTCGAAGACGCTCACCGAGAACACGCTGGAGTCGGCGCTCAACGAGCTGGAAGAGACGGACGACTCCCGCGCCGAGCCCGCCGAGAACGTCCTCCGGGCGTTCGCCGAGGCGCTGCGTGCGACCTACGACGAGCAGTTGGGGTTCGGCGCGCGCGAGCAGGTCGACGAAAACTGGGAGGACCTCTCGATCGCGAACGACGACCGCCGCGACGACCTGACGCTCGCCTTTCTCGATCGGTACGAGGGTCGGGGCATCCGCGCGGAGTGCGACCTGGCGCTCCAGCTCGGCAAGCGCCTCGACGAGGAGTACGAGGAGGCGTACCGCGACGGCGAGACCACCACCCGGCGAGAGTGCCAGACGCTTCAGGCGGCCGGGTTCGTCTCGGCGTGGATGGACGGCGGCGGGGAGTTGGGCCAGCACCCGGTCGTCTCCGTCCGGCGCGACGCCGGCACCGACGAGGTGTACGGCCGCGCGGAACTGTACACCTGCATCCCGCGGGAGGTGACCGCGGATCTGTTCGAGGAGGTGTACGCGAGCGTCCTCATGTCCGCGACGCTGCGGCCGTTCGACGTGACCGAGGACGTGCTCGGCCTCTCTGATCCCGCCACGCTCGCGTACGGGATGGCGTACCCCGAGGAGAACCGCCGGACCTTCTCGGTGGCGACGCCCGCGCTGTTCGCCGCCGAGCGCGACGACCCGGCGACGCAGGAAACCATCGCGGCGACGCTGTCGGAGGTGGTGCGGTTCACGCCCGGCAACAGCCTCCTGTTTTTCCCGTCGTACGCCGAGGCCGAGCGCTACCACGAACTCCTCTCGGGCGACCCGAACCTCGCGGAGCTGCTGCTCGACGCCTCGGAGCCGGACACTGAGCAGCTGCGGCGACGGCTCGTTGCCAGCGAGAATGCGGCGCTGTTCACCTCGCTGTGGGGCACGCTCGCGGAGGGCGTGAGCTTCGACGGCGACGACGCCCGGACCGTCGCGGTGGTCGGGGTGCCGTACCCGCACCTCTCCGAGCGCATGGAGGCGGTACAGGACGCCTACGACCGCGCGTTCGCCGAGCGCTCTCGGGACGCCGGGTGGGAGTACGCCGTCGAGATCCCCACCATCAGGAAGACACGGCAGGCGCTCGGCCGGGTGATCCGCGCGCCCGACGACTTCGGCGTGCGCGCGCTGTTGGACAAGCGCTACACCTCGGCGGACATGGGAAAGTACTCCGTCCGCGAGGCGTTCCCGTCCGAGGAGCGCGAGGAGCTGATCGACATCCTGCCGGAGAAACTGAAGTTCGCGATGCTGAACTTCTACACCGACCACGGGGCGTACGACGGGCCGCCGCCGGAGCCGTAA